One genomic segment of Sminthopsis crassicaudata isolate SCR6 chromosome 4, ASM4859323v1, whole genome shotgun sequence includes these proteins:
- the TMEM200A gene encoding transmembrane protein 200A, with protein sequence MIATGGVITGLAALKRQDSARSQHHVNLSPSPADQEKKPIRRRPRADVVVVRGKIRLYSPSGFFLILGVLISIIGIAMAVLGYWPQKEHFIDAETKLSTNQTQVIRNQGGIMVRFFEQHLHSDKMKMLGPFTMGIGIFIFICANAILHENRDKETKIIHMRDIYSTVIDIHTLRIKEQKLMNGVYNGLIGENEVKQNGNSCASRLAANTLGSFSGFRSSFRMDSSAEEDELRLSEGKSSTHLMPPLLSDSSVSVFGLYPPHNKAADDKNSSIKKCETKSIVSSSISAFTLPVIKLNNCVIDEPGIDNITEDSETIKHRSRNLSMDSLAVPLTNINESYQRASVGLPRNDSVGESLSNQYKSSVALGPRTGQLLSPGAARKQFGSNTSLHLLSSHSKSLDLDRGPSTLTVQAEQRKHPSWPRLDRSNSKGYMKLENKEDPMDRLLVPQVSIKKDFTNKEKLLMISRSHNNLSFEHDEFLSNNLKRGSSETRF encoded by the coding sequence ATGATTGCAACAGGGGGTGTCATAACAGGCCTGGCAGCCTTAAAGAGACAAGACTCTGCGAGATCTCAGCATCATGTCAATCTTAGCCCTTCACCTGCTGATCAAGAGAAAAAACCAATTAGACGCCGGCCTAGGGCTGATGTTGTGGTTGTTCGGGGCAAAATCCGACTTTATTCTCCATCcggatttttccttattttaggaGTGTTGATCTCAATTATAGGAATTGCAATGGCAGTTCTTGGATATTGGCcccaaaaagaacattttatagaTGCTGAAACCAAGCTGTCAACCAACCAAACCCAGGTCATCAGAAATCAAGGTGGTATCATGGTTCGCTTCTTTGAACAGCATTTACACTCTGATAAGATGAAAATGCTTGGCCCATTTACGATGGGCatagggatttttatttttatatgtgctAATGCCATTCTACATGAAAACCGTGACAAGGAAACCAAAATCATTCACATGCGGGACATCTACTCCACTGTCATAGATATTCACACCCTAAGAATCAAGGAGCAAAAGTTGATGAATGGTGTTTACAATGGCTTAATAGGAGAGAATGAAGTAAAGCAGAATGGTAACTCCTGTGCCTCAAGATTAGCAGCAAATACACTTGGTTCTTTTTCAGGTTTTCGGAGCAGTTTTCGAATGGACAGTTCTGCTGAAGAGGATGAACTGAGGCTCAGCGAGGGCAAGAGTAGTACTCACCTCATGCCCCCTTTGTTATCTGACAGTTCTGTCTCAGTCTTTGGCTTATATCCACCCCATAATAAGGCAGCAGATGATAAGAACAGTAGCATTAAAAAATGTGAAACCAAATCCATCGTATCCTCATCTATCAGTGCTTTTACACTGCCTGTGATCAAACTGAATAATTGTGTTATTGATGAGCCTGGTATAGACAACATCACTGAGGACTCTGAGACTATCAAACACAGGTCTAGGAATTTATCCATGGATTCACTAGCTGTTCCTTTAACCAATATCAATGAATCCTACCAGCGAGCCAGTGTAGGATTGCCACGGAATGATTCTGTTGGGGAATCTCTCTCAAACCAGTACAAATCTTCTGTGGCTCTTGGACCTAGAACTGGACAACTTTTGTCACCGGGGGCTGCTAGGAAACAATTTGGATCTAACACATCCCTGCATTTGTTATCTTCACATTCAAAATCCTTAGACTTGGACCGAGGTCCCTCCACCTTGACTGTACAGGCCGAACAACGGAAACACCCAAGTTGGCCCCGGTTGGATCGGAGTAACAGCAAAGGGTACATGAAACTGGAGAACAAAGAGGACCCAATGGATAGGTTGCTTGTACCCCAAGTGTCAATCAAAAAagactttacaaataaggagaaGCTTCTTATGATCTCAAGATCTCATAATAATTTGAGTTTTGAACATGATGAATTTTTGAGTAACAATCTAAAGAGAGGAAGTTCTGAAACAcgattttaa